One genomic window of Planktothrix sp. FACHB-1365 includes the following:
- a CDS encoding DUF3727 domain-containing protein has protein sequence MLPSKFPNDNGRSEEAYVTLTDDQGRSLVCTLQSSIQLEGQEYGLLLPVDTPIEILTWNDEDDDDESAVPVESEAEINKIFKTAKAVLAEHNLDLKRTGITLTVEGELPDFPEEGESNADLDSSQPDQEEFEELLWLASFYHEEQEYGIYTPADPFFILAKTNEQGEYKQLSPEEFQKLEPLLPLIEDQLFDALE, from the coding sequence TTCCCAACGATAATGGACGTTCTGAGGAAGCCTACGTCACCCTGACCGATGATCAGGGGCGATCGCTGGTGTGCACCTTGCAATCCTCAATTCAGTTAGAAGGTCAAGAGTATGGATTGCTTCTTCCTGTGGACACGCCCATCGAAATCTTAACTTGGAATGACGAGGATGATGATGATGAATCTGCTGTTCCTGTAGAATCAGAAGCAGAAATTAACAAAATTTTTAAAACGGCTAAAGCTGTTTTAGCAGAACACAATTTAGATCTCAAACGCACAGGAATTACCCTAACTGTAGAAGGAGAATTACCGGATTTTCCTGAAGAAGGAGAATCTAATGCTGATCTCGATTCTTCTCAACCTGACCAAGAAGAATTTGAGGAACTCCTGTGGTTAGCTAGTTTCTATCACGAAGAGCAAGAATACGGAATTTATACCCCTGCCGATCCGTTTTTTATTCTAGCTAAAACCAATGAACAGGGAGAATATAAACAACTTTCCCCGGAAGAATTTCAAAAGTTAGAACCTTTGTTACCCTTGATTGAAGATCAACTTTTTGATGCGTTGGAGTAA
- the mltG gene encoding endolytic transglycosylase MltG: protein MKGFSKGFFYLLILPMIWGFFGWQGWMWWSWASAAPQSEEQVRSSSGSGNSVKILIPPGTSSQQIGEDLKAAGLIRSDLAWRLWARWLIFKDPQGDFKAGSYSLAPTQSLSEVAAKIWNGEVMTLSFTIPEGWSIQQMAEYFEQQGFFSAEEFITASRQIPYQDYPWLPQNLPLLEGFLFPDTYQVESAEVTPQGIIRQMLNRFQESALPIYQQAKSQLNLDLNEWVTLASIVEKEAVVAEERNRISGVFHNRLQKGIQLASDPTVEYALGIRQTVDQPLTFKQVETPSPYNTYINVGLPPTAIASPGLASLKATLNPEKTDYLYFMARYDGTHIFSRTEAEHQAAIAEVERNLSSQ, encoded by the coding sequence TTGAAAGGGTTTTCTAAAGGTTTTTTTTATCTTCTCATCCTACCGATGATCTGGGGATTCTTCGGATGGCAAGGTTGGATGTGGTGGAGTTGGGCCAGTGCGGCTCCTCAAAGTGAAGAACAGGTGAGATCCTCCAGTGGGAGTGGAAACAGTGTGAAAATCCTGATTCCCCCTGGAACATCAAGCCAGCAAATTGGGGAAGATTTGAAAGCAGCCGGATTAATTCGTTCCGATTTGGCTTGGAGACTGTGGGCACGGTGGTTAATCTTCAAAGATCCTCAAGGAGATTTTAAAGCCGGAAGCTATTCTCTGGCTCCAACTCAATCCTTGAGTGAAGTTGCTGCTAAAATCTGGAATGGGGAAGTGATGACGCTTAGTTTCACGATTCCAGAAGGCTGGTCAATTCAACAAATGGCGGAATATTTTGAACAACAAGGATTTTTCTCGGCGGAGGAATTTATCACAGCAAGTCGTCAAATTCCCTATCAAGATTATCCTTGGCTCCCTCAAAATTTACCCTTACTAGAAGGTTTTTTGTTTCCCGATACTTATCAAGTGGAATCGGCTGAAGTCACACCCCAAGGCATCATTCGCCAGATGTTAAATCGGTTTCAAGAATCGGCTTTACCGATCTATCAACAAGCAAAATCCCAACTGAATTTGGATTTGAATGAATGGGTGACACTGGCGAGTATTGTGGAGAAAGAAGCCGTTGTCGCTGAAGAACGAAATCGCATTTCCGGGGTGTTTCACAACCGTTTGCAAAAAGGAATTCAACTCGCTTCTGATCCGACGGTAGAATATGCTTTGGGAATTCGTCAAACTGTTGATCAACCCCTAACCTTTAAACAGGTGGAAACGCCGTCTCCCTACAATACTTATATTAATGTGGGTTTACCGCCAACGGCGATCGCCAGTCCGGGTTTAGCGAGTTTAAAAGCAACACTCAACCCTGAAAAAACGGATTATCTCTACTTTATGGCGCGTTACGACGGAACCCATATTTTCAGCCGGACAGAAGCGGAACATCAAGCAGCAATTGCTGAAGTTGAACGCAATCTTTCTTCTCAATAA